A genomic region of Fodinisporobacter ferrooxydans contains the following coding sequences:
- a CDS encoding rhamnulokinase — MIHHLAADFGASSGRILRGDFDGTNIRVSEIHRFPNYPVRMRNRLYWDFPRLFYELQCGLRIAGNSAVGSIQTLGIDTWGLDGGFIGSAGELLVAPRNYRDPINKDGFDYVRKVLSDEYLFRKTGIQLLQINTIYQLAIMKKEHSYVFDFAQAFLMMPDLFHSFLTGIIGSEYTIATTTQLLNADQQNWDVDILKALHLNRDLFTDIIHPGTRLGKLLPSVAKEVNLPDLEVIAVATHDTASAVLSVPVLENSSAFMFISCGTWSLVGAEIPQPIINEKTLAYNMSNEGGVFGTIRLLKNVMGLWLLQETRREWVESGLDINFKDMVDMAEQASPFLTMFDPDDPCFLEPGHMMKRIQSWCLQRKLPVPQEKGEIIRCILESLAFKFCTVLKQLEDVLGNKMNAVYIVGGGVNNSLLCQFTANATGIPVIAGSSEATGIGNILMQLYAKGELKDLSEIRLLVQQSFPIQVYEPQNIELWEENYQKFISLISERIS; from the coding sequence ATGATACATCATCTCGCAGCTGATTTTGGTGCAAGCAGCGGACGGATTTTACGTGGGGATTTTGATGGGACAAACATTCGAGTTTCGGAAATCCATCGCTTTCCCAACTATCCCGTGCGAATGAGAAATCGTTTATATTGGGATTTTCCTAGATTGTTTTATGAACTTCAGTGTGGCCTCCGGATAGCCGGAAATTCCGCAGTCGGGTCGATACAAACGCTCGGCATCGACACATGGGGACTTGATGGAGGATTCATTGGATCAGCTGGAGAGTTGTTGGTAGCTCCACGCAATTACCGAGACCCAATCAATAAAGATGGATTTGATTATGTTCGGAAGGTATTATCGGATGAGTACTTGTTTCGTAAAACAGGTATTCAGTTGTTACAAATTAATACAATTTATCAACTCGCAATCATGAAAAAGGAACATTCCTACGTTTTTGATTTTGCACAAGCGTTTCTTATGATGCCGGATTTATTTCATAGTTTTTTAACAGGGATAATAGGCAGTGAATATACCATTGCAACGACAACACAGCTTTTAAATGCGGACCAACAAAATTGGGATGTTGATATTCTGAAGGCTCTTCATTTAAACCGTGATCTATTCACAGATATTATTCATCCGGGGACAAGGCTAGGAAAATTACTTCCTTCCGTTGCAAAGGAAGTAAATCTGCCGGATTTGGAAGTGATAGCTGTCGCCACACACGATACAGCCTCAGCGGTCTTGAGTGTTCCTGTATTGGAGAATTCTTCTGCTTTTATGTTCATCTCATGTGGTACCTGGTCCTTAGTTGGTGCAGAAATTCCTCAGCCGATTATTAATGAAAAAACACTCGCGTACAACATGAGCAATGAAGGTGGAGTGTTTGGGACGATCCGATTATTGAAAAATGTCATGGGGTTGTGGTTGCTGCAGGAGACTAGAAGAGAATGGGTTGAGAGTGGACTCGATATCAATTTTAAGGATATGGTTGATATGGCAGAGCAAGCGAGCCCGTTTTTAACTATGTTTGATCCGGACGATCCTTGTTTTTTGGAACCGGGTCATATGATGAAAAGAATCCAGTCGTGGTGTCTGCAAAGAAAGCTCCCAGTGCCGCAGGAGAAAGGTGAAATTATTCGGTGTATTTTAGAAAGTTTAGCCTTTAAGTTCTGCACAGTATTGAAACAATTGGAAGATGTGTTAGGGAATAAGATGAATGCTGTATATATTGTTGGTGGTGGAGTGAATAATTCATTACTTTGTCAATTTACTGCGAACGCCACGGGTATACCAGTTATCGCAGGATCTTCTGAAGCTACTGGGATTGGAAATATCTTAATGCAATTATATGCCAAAGGTGAGTTAAAAGACCTGAGCGAAATTCGATTATTAGTACAACAATCGTTTCCTATACAAGTTTATGAACCACAAAATATTGAACTTTGGGAAGAAAACTACCAAAAATTTATTTCTTTGATAAGTGAGAGAATTTCATAA
- a CDS encoding histidine phosphatase family protein produces the protein MTTIYLLRHGQTVWNEQGDRFCGTADVELTAKGIQQAKRAANQLKDISLDAIFHSGLVRSRQTAQEIFHVQEAAGYHPLFERFDAFQEVGFGDWEGLTKPEVHQQYGDLYEAWVQSPAETAIPGGEDLQDSQSRAFQKLQELSMKYKGGKLAIVAHNTINRLMFMAILKAPINSYRTIIQSNACLNILEWVSDDTFKIQGVNLT, from the coding sequence GTGACCACTATTTATCTGCTTCGACACGGACAGACTGTGTGGAATGAGCAAGGAGATCGTTTTTGTGGAACGGCGGATGTAGAATTGACAGCGAAAGGTATTCAGCAGGCGAAACGAGCGGCGAATCAGCTGAAAGATATTTCTTTAGATGCAATTTTTCATTCCGGACTCGTTCGTTCGAGACAAACGGCCCAAGAGATATTTCATGTACAGGAAGCAGCGGGCTATCATCCCTTGTTTGAACGATTTGACGCATTTCAAGAAGTTGGTTTTGGCGATTGGGAGGGCCTTACCAAGCCAGAAGTACATCAACAATATGGTGACTTGTATGAGGCATGGGTGCAGTCCCCCGCTGAAACAGCGATTCCAGGAGGAGAAGACTTGCAGGATTCCCAGTCCAGAGCCTTTCAAAAACTCCAAGAGCTTTCCATGAAATACAAGGGTGGAAAACTTGCAATTGTTGCACACAATACGATCAATCGCTTGATGTTTATGGCAATCCTCAAAGCGCCAATAAACAGCTATCGGACAATTATACAGTCAAACGCATGTCTCAATATACTTGAGTGGGTATCTGATGATACGTTTAAAATTCAAGGGGTCAACCTAACCTGA
- a CDS encoding FGGY-family carbohydrate kinase has protein sequence MKQLLLGIDVGTQGVRIIISDSAGTVLAQYSATFPFKLSARISQDAVEQDPNTWWECVCECITGVLQALSKNERNCSPQSIICLSVTSTSGTVVLLDDKGDPIHPAIMYNDRRSASYAGICNELGADVADSLGYSFSASFGLPKMIWFEREHPEWMGENFRWIHATDFIIGKLVGDFQYTDETNALKSGYDLLTGKWPGYIEKLGLEGQLPKVIQSGTCIGNVCSMAAARTGLSTNTQVIAGMTDGCASQIAAGAVHPGDWNSTIGTTLVIKGVTDRLYIDLQKRIYSHKHPMGYWMPGGASNTGGEALEIQFGRDKYESLNNAVNPNEPSGLLCYPLQRTGERFPFHHSLAKGFEQGMQRDEAHRYAGFLEGIGYLERLSFDLLDEMGVPNKQKIYVSGGAAKSSVWLQIRANILNTPLYKPRVPEAAMGMCIVAASQTIFSNIQEAVDSMVKIETVVEPSQDSYVRFDEQYAAFKTQLVKRGYLKTKDDQK, from the coding sequence ATGAAGCAATTATTGTTAGGAATCGACGTGGGAACACAAGGAGTTCGTATTATTATTTCGGATTCCGCTGGTACAGTTCTTGCCCAGTATTCGGCCACTTTCCCATTTAAGCTTTCGGCAAGGATTTCCCAAGACGCTGTTGAGCAGGATCCCAACACGTGGTGGGAGTGTGTGTGTGAATGTATCACCGGCGTTCTGCAAGCTTTATCAAAAAACGAAAGAAACTGTTCACCACAATCTATTATCTGCTTATCTGTGACTTCTACATCGGGGACAGTTGTCCTGCTGGATGACAAGGGTGATCCGATTCATCCGGCAATCATGTACAATGATCGCCGGTCAGCTAGTTACGCAGGTATTTGTAACGAATTGGGTGCGGATGTTGCGGATAGCCTTGGCTATTCATTTTCGGCTTCATTTGGTCTTCCCAAAATGATCTGGTTTGAGCGGGAGCATCCGGAATGGATGGGTGAAAACTTTCGCTGGATCCATGCAACTGACTTTATAATCGGAAAATTGGTAGGAGATTTTCAATATACAGATGAAACAAATGCTTTGAAGTCCGGATACGATTTGTTAACTGGGAAATGGCCTGGCTATATAGAAAAGTTAGGTTTGGAAGGACAATTGCCAAAGGTTATCCAGTCAGGCACGTGTATCGGAAATGTTTGTTCAATGGCAGCCGCCCGAACAGGACTTTCAACGAACACACAGGTTATAGCGGGGATGACAGATGGATGTGCTTCGCAAATTGCTGCTGGAGCTGTGCATCCGGGAGATTGGAATTCGACTATAGGGACGACGTTGGTTATTAAGGGCGTAACGGACAGACTCTATATTGATCTGCAAAAAAGGATCTATTCCCATAAACATCCAATGGGCTATTGGATGCCAGGTGGTGCGAGTAATACCGGTGGTGAAGCACTTGAAATTCAGTTTGGTCGAGATAAATATGAATCGTTAAACAATGCCGTGAATCCCAACGAACCATCGGGACTATTATGCTATCCACTCCAAAGGACGGGCGAAAGATTTCCTTTTCATCATTCGTTAGCCAAAGGGTTTGAGCAAGGCATGCAACGAGATGAAGCACATCGATATGCCGGTTTTTTAGAAGGAATTGGATATTTGGAGCGTCTTTCATTTGATTTGTTGGACGAGATGGGTGTGCCCAATAAACAAAAAATATATGTATCAGGTGGGGCAGCGAAAAGTTCTGTATGGTTGCAAATACGAGCAAATATATTAAACACGCCGCTATATAAACCTCGTGTTCCTGAGGCCGCCATGGGGATGTGCATCGTTGCCGCGAGTCAAACTATTTTTTCAAATATACAAGAGGCTGTTGATTCCATGGTAAAAATCGAAACGGTTGTTGAGCCGTCACAGGATAGTTATGTACGGTTTGATGAGCAGTATGCTGCATTTAAGACGCAGCTAGTCAAGAGAGGATATTTGAAAACAAAGGATGATCAAAAGTGA
- a CDS encoding class II aldolase/adducin family protein, with amino-acid sequence MSNVHLNIREELCSYATRIVKKGLVAGPGGNISARSGDIMYISPSGFALDEIPADKWISVDIATGEVEGELRPSSETLLHLFIYRVRPDIYAVIHAHPIYSIAVSSVDLTVPPMFADFVAILGDLPCLEYVMPTTRLLAERVVEDLGQANAMLLRNHGTITVGSNLKEAYYRTEILEDAAKIYILAKQLGSPRVLTEEECRQIKELDSEVYRVNLLKDMKV; translated from the coding sequence ATGTCAAACGTTCATTTGAATATACGGGAAGAATTATGCTCGTATGCCACTCGTATTGTGAAAAAAGGATTGGTGGCGGGACCAGGTGGTAACATCAGTGCACGGAGTGGGGATATCATGTATATCTCACCGTCGGGGTTTGCATTGGATGAAATACCAGCAGATAAGTGGATTTCCGTTGATATTGCAACAGGTGAAGTTGAGGGAGAACTAAGGCCTTCCTCCGAAACTTTACTGCACCTTTTTATCTATCGTGTTCGACCGGATATCTATGCAGTTATACACGCACATCCGATCTATTCTATTGCGGTAAGTAGTGTAGATTTGACCGTTCCACCTATGTTTGCAGATTTTGTTGCAATTCTTGGGGATCTTCCATGCTTGGAGTATGTTATGCCTACGACTCGTCTACTTGCTGAGCGAGTGGTAGAAGACTTGGGACAAGCAAACGCGATGTTGCTTAGAAATCACGGTACGATTACTGTTGGCTCTAATTTAAAGGAAGCATACTATCGTACAGAAATTTTAGAGGATGCTGCCAAAATTTATATCTTAGCGAAGCAGTTAGGTTCTCCTAGAGTTTTAACAGAAGAAGAATGCCGCCAAATTAAGGAACTTGATTCAGAAGTTTATAGGGTGAATCTGCTTAAAGATATGAAGGTGTAA
- the xylB gene encoding xylulokinase → MSLFIGIDLGTSSVKSIVVDETGSICANSSREYPLLNPQPLWYEQDPEIWWKKTKETIQELIQHPEVDASDIKGIGLSGQMHGTVFLDKNGKPLYNAILWCDQRTEQECEYIEQKVGIQSLVEESGNRALTGFSAPKILWVKQNKPEIYEKVDKVLLPKDYIRYRLTGEFATEVSDASGTLLLQVKKRNWSNHLLESLNIPREWLPNVYESQEVTGYTLSYLQKEIGLPAGTPVVGGGGDQAAGAVGSGVVEGGIATVALGTSGVVFVARDDTLKTFQHTLHFFCHAVPDQWHTMGVMLSAAASLKWWKEISANQESYETILQEADHVRAGSEGLLFLPYLVGERTPHPDPQAKGQLVGLTLAHQRAHITRAILEGVGFGLNDSLQMMNDVEIKEIRVTGGGSKNKIWRQILADIFNKPIATVNTNEGPAYGAAVLAAVGSGGFASVKQVTDQWIQTLECHEPIQTHHQVYSEIYQIYKEQYSLLKHTFHQLDAFR, encoded by the coding sequence ATGTCTTTATTTATTGGAATTGATTTAGGTACATCATCGGTAAAAAGTATAGTAGTAGATGAAACCGGTAGTATATGTGCAAATTCTTCTCGAGAATATCCTCTTCTAAATCCTCAACCCTTATGGTATGAACAGGATCCCGAGATATGGTGGAAAAAAACAAAAGAAACCATTCAAGAATTGATCCAACACCCTGAAGTTGATGCAAGTGACATTAAGGGAATCGGTTTGTCCGGTCAAATGCATGGAACTGTGTTTTTAGATAAGAATGGAAAACCTCTGTACAATGCAATTTTGTGGTGTGACCAACGAACCGAACAAGAGTGTGAATATATTGAGCAAAAGGTTGGTATTCAATCTCTCGTGGAAGAGAGCGGCAACCGAGCATTAACAGGGTTTAGCGCACCGAAAATTTTATGGGTAAAACAAAACAAACCTGAAATATACGAAAAAGTGGATAAGGTACTGTTGCCTAAGGATTACATTCGATACAGATTAACTGGAGAATTTGCAACAGAAGTTTCAGATGCTTCCGGAACTTTGTTGCTGCAAGTTAAAAAGAGAAATTGGTCGAATCATTTATTGGAAAGTCTAAATATCCCTAGGGAATGGTTACCTAATGTGTATGAATCCCAAGAAGTGACGGGATATACATTATCATATTTACAAAAGGAAATTGGGCTTCCGGCAGGAACACCCGTTGTTGGTGGCGGAGGAGATCAAGCTGCTGGAGCGGTCGGTTCTGGGGTCGTTGAAGGTGGTATTGCAACCGTTGCACTTGGAACATCTGGCGTGGTTTTTGTTGCCAGAGACGATACATTAAAAACATTTCAACATACCTTGCACTTTTTCTGCCATGCAGTACCGGATCAATGGCATACCATGGGTGTTATGTTATCTGCTGCAGCATCACTGAAGTGGTGGAAAGAAATCAGTGCAAACCAAGAGTCCTATGAAACAATTCTACAAGAAGCCGATCATGTAAGAGCAGGAAGTGAAGGTCTCTTGTTCCTGCCATACTTAGTAGGAGAACGGACACCACATCCTGATCCGCAAGCAAAGGGACAGTTGGTTGGTTTAACCTTGGCACATCAAAGGGCACATATTACAAGGGCGATTTTAGAAGGTGTAGGATTCGGTTTAAATGATTCACTGCAAATGATGAATGATGTGGAAATAAAGGAGATTCGAGTAACTGGTGGCGGTTCCAAAAATAAAATTTGGCGTCAGATATTGGCGGATATTTTTAATAAACCGATTGCAACAGTTAATACAAATGAAGGTCCGGCCTACGGTGCAGCCGTTTTGGCAGCTGTTGGAAGCGGGGGATTTGCTTCTGTAAAACAAGTAACCGATCAATGGATTCAAACACTCGAATGTCATGAACCTATCCAAACACACCATCAAGTTTATAGCGAAATCTATCAAATATATAAAGAACAATACTCTTTGTTAAAACATACGTTTCATCAATTAGATGCATTTCGTTAG
- the dhaL gene encoding dihydroxyacetone kinase subunit DhaL has translation MIRAIDLQNTFKAVAAAIRDKRDYLCELDSFAGDGDHGISMELGWNAVIEIPVTEQMDCGDYLKQCAKAFIAAVGASIGPLYGTAFLRASSKFSGKTSVEADDAVAAWKEAIQGIAQRGNAKLGDKTLLDTLLPCTETLESSWKNGDSLVSILDKAAEAAEAGMLSTKDMISNIGRSSRLGIRSKGGIDPGAASAYVVVKAIRDSIVEQSNLAKS, from the coding sequence ATGATCAGAGCTATCGACTTACAGAACACATTTAAAGCGGTTGCAGCAGCTATTCGTGATAAGCGAGATTATTTATGCGAGCTGGATAGCTTTGCTGGAGATGGCGATCATGGAATTAGTATGGAATTAGGTTGGAACGCGGTAATTGAGATTCCGGTAACGGAACAAATGGATTGTGGCGATTATCTCAAACAATGTGCAAAAGCTTTTATAGCTGCAGTGGGCGCTTCGATCGGACCGCTTTATGGTACAGCATTTTTGCGTGCAAGCAGCAAATTCAGTGGTAAAACTAGTGTTGAAGCGGATGATGCAGTCGCGGCGTGGAAGGAAGCGATTCAAGGAATCGCTCAACGTGGGAATGCAAAACTTGGGGATAAAACACTTTTGGATACGTTGCTTCCTTGCACGGAAACTTTGGAATCATCATGGAAAAATGGGGACTCCTTAGTCTCAATACTTGATAAGGCAGCCGAAGCTGCTGAAGCTGGAATGCTTTCAACAAAAGACATGATTTCTAATATTGGGAGATCGAGTCGTCTGGGAATCCGTTCGAAAGGCGGGATTGATCCAGGGGCAGCTTCCGCTTATGTTGTCGTAAAAGCAATTCGTGATTCCATAGTTGAGCAATCAAATCTAGCAAAAAGTTGA
- a CDS encoding dihydroxyacetone kinase subunit DhaK: MKKLINNPNHVVDDALSGFLRANREIVRRSEKDPRAVVRTTIEANKVGIVIGGGSGHKPAFIGYVGEGMADGVAIGNIFASPSPYPILSAIQEVHQGNGVLLIYGNYSGDCMNFSMAAELAELEDINVKQIIVRDDVASATKEEANRRRGIAGEFFVYKIAGAKAQEGCTLEEVFQTTEKANNWVRSMGVGLTPCSLPQTGKPSFILGENEMEFGLGVHGEPGVRKGPLLPARDVANELVNTICNDFDFEGSEVAVLVNGLGSTSLMELYIMYDNIAEELEKRNIQIYRSFVGEYITSMEMGGCSLTLLKLDEELKKLIDKPAVTGCFKL, encoded by the coding sequence ATGAAGAAGTTGATCAACAATCCAAATCATGTTGTTGATGATGCATTGTCTGGTTTCTTAAGAGCCAATCGCGAAATTGTCAGACGAAGTGAAAAAGATCCAAGAGCAGTTGTTCGCACTACAATAGAAGCCAATAAAGTTGGGATTGTCATTGGCGGAGGATCCGGACATAAGCCTGCTTTCATTGGCTACGTTGGTGAAGGAATGGCAGACGGTGTCGCGATCGGAAATATTTTTGCCTCACCTTCTCCTTATCCAATATTGTCGGCTATCCAAGAAGTTCATCAGGGTAATGGTGTTTTATTAATTTATGGAAATTACTCGGGCGATTGTATGAATTTTTCAATGGCTGCTGAATTAGCGGAATTGGAAGACATCAATGTGAAACAGATCATTGTTCGTGATGACGTTGCTTCAGCTACAAAAGAGGAAGCGAATCGTCGAAGAGGTATCGCCGGTGAATTTTTTGTATATAAAATTGCAGGAGCAAAGGCACAAGAAGGATGTACACTAGAGGAAGTTTTCCAAACAACAGAAAAAGCGAACAATTGGGTACGCTCCATGGGAGTTGGCTTGACACCTTGCTCCCTTCCGCAAACAGGGAAACCAAGTTTTATTTTAGGTGAGAATGAAATGGAATTTGGACTTGGCGTACATGGAGAACCAGGTGTACGAAAAGGACCGTTATTACCGGCAAGAGATGTAGCGAATGAATTGGTGAACACGATTTGTAACGATTTCGATTTCGAAGGTTCCGAGGTTGCAGTATTGGTTAATGGACTTGGATCCACTTCTCTGATGGAACTGTACATTATGTATGACAATATTGCGGAAGAGTTGGAAAAAAGAAATATACAAATTTATCGCTCTTTTGTTGGGGAATACATCACTTCAATGGAAATGGGAGGATGTTCTCTGACATTGTTAAAACTGGACGAAGAATTGAAAAAGTTGATAGATAAACCAGCAGTAACCGGTTGTTTTAAATTGTAG
- the rpiB gene encoding ribose 5-phosphate isomerase B, whose amino-acid sequence MKIAIGCDEAAFTLKELIKIHLQECGHEAVDYGCYSQDAIDYPDIAYKVSKEIQQKKFERGILLCGTGLGVAITANKVKGVRAATCHDCYSAERARKSNAAQILTMGARVIGPELAKKIVSTWLESEFQGGNSGRKVEKIEMYENLEWEANDNEEVDQQSKSCC is encoded by the coding sequence ATGAAAATTGCAATCGGATGCGATGAAGCTGCATTCACTCTTAAAGAATTGATCAAGATTCATTTACAAGAATGTGGGCATGAAGCAGTTGATTATGGGTGTTATTCTCAAGATGCGATCGATTATCCTGATATTGCGTACAAGGTTTCCAAAGAAATCCAACAAAAAAAGTTTGAACGTGGTATTCTCTTATGCGGCACTGGACTTGGTGTGGCAATAACGGCGAATAAGGTAAAAGGTGTGCGAGCGGCAACCTGCCATGATTGTTATTCAGCGGAACGAGCGCGAAAGAGCAACGCAGCACAAATTTTAACCATGGGTGCAAGAGTGATCGGCCCGGAGCTGGCGAAGAAAATTGTTAGTACCTGGTTGGAAAGTGAATTTCAAGGAGGAAATTCCGGCCGGAAGGTTGAAAAGATCGAGATGTACGAAAATTTAGAGTGGGAGGCAAATGATAATGAAGAAGTTGATCAACAATCCAAATCATGTTGTTGA
- a CDS encoding zinc-dependent alcohol dehydrogenase family protein, with protein MKAVLYEKPLEFSVKEVENPEIKDQQVLIEVKACGVCKTDVHIHHGEFISGFPLVPGHEFVGEVVKVGAAVKDFKPGDRVAADNTVLCGHCYYCRRNQPLFCENFYSLGCNGSGGFAEYVVVNHDKVFPIGDLSYDEAVMIEPTACAVHGIDVIDVKPGDDILMFGAGPTGIVLAQLLKHAGAANLVVVASDKTKLDLIKKLAADNVIVMDRSDYSKHETEIKSLFPKGFDIIVDATGAKEVIEHCPQFAKYGAKIVIYGVAEENDRISISPYEIFRKELKIIGSFAQTHCFDRAIKFIQNGIVKVKDIVTNRYSISEFDKAISQVETGKGHIKVIIDMQNE; from the coding sequence ATGAAGGCCGTTTTATATGAAAAACCACTGGAATTTTCAGTGAAAGAAGTAGAAAATCCTGAAATTAAGGATCAACAGGTATTAATCGAAGTAAAAGCATGTGGTGTATGCAAAACCGATGTTCATATACATCATGGCGAATTTATTTCCGGTTTCCCTCTTGTTCCGGGGCATGAATTTGTTGGAGAAGTCGTGAAAGTTGGGGCCGCGGTAAAAGATTTTAAACCCGGAGATCGGGTAGCTGCCGATAATACCGTTTTATGCGGGCACTGCTATTATTGCAGAAGAAATCAACCTTTATTCTGTGAAAACTTTTACTCATTAGGATGCAATGGTTCCGGTGGGTTCGCTGAATACGTAGTTGTGAATCATGATAAAGTATTCCCGATTGGCGATCTATCATATGATGAAGCGGTCATGATCGAGCCAACGGCATGTGCGGTTCATGGCATTGATGTCATTGACGTAAAACCGGGCGATGATATTTTAATGTTCGGCGCTGGCCCGACGGGAATCGTCTTGGCGCAATTATTAAAACACGCGGGTGCAGCAAATTTGGTAGTGGTAGCTTCTGACAAGACGAAATTAGATTTAATAAAAAAGTTAGCTGCAGATAACGTAATCGTTATGGATCGATCCGACTATTCAAAACATGAAACTGAAATAAAAAGCCTCTTTCCGAAAGGATTTGACATAATCGTTGATGCGACTGGTGCCAAAGAGGTGATTGAACATTGCCCGCAATTTGCCAAATACGGTGCGAAAATTGTCATTTATGGTGTGGCGGAGGAAAATGACCGAATCAGTATAAGTCCCTATGAAATTTTTAGAAAAGAGCTAAAGATTATCGGATCATTTGCACAGACCCATTGTTTTGATCGAGCTATCAAGTTTATTCAGAATGGGATCGTGAAAGTAAAAGATATTGTAACAAATCGCTATAGTATTTCCGAATTTGACAAAGCCATATCGCAAGTTGAGACAGGTAAAGGACATATTAAGGTTATTATTGATATGCAAAACGAATAA
- a CDS encoding NAD(P)-dependent alcohol dehydrogenase: MQGLMKAAILFEPGTIKILEREIPTPADDEALIRVKAVGLCGSDVHYYEHGKIGPYVVRKPIILGHESAGEIVELGKNVKNLSVGQRVTIEPGVTCGRCEHCKSGRYNLCPDVNFLATPPYDGAFCEYITIRSDFLFPIPDAMSFEEAALVEPFSVGLHAVRRGKLQAGETVVILGMGPIGLLAAAAAKTAGATKIIGVDLEEFRLEAALKLGATDVINLRKDDFGTRLSQLTEGKRADLAIETAGNPKALQSCLVGVRRGGRVVIVGLPPQEETGVNIPHIVDNEIDIYGVFRYSNTYKAGVEILSSGVVNLEDIITDRFTLDQVPEAFEKAIKEKSSTLKIVIHP; this comes from the coding sequence ATGCAAGGTCTGATGAAAGCAGCCATTCTTTTTGAACCAGGAACAATAAAAATATTAGAACGGGAAATTCCGACACCTGCTGATGATGAAGCATTAATCCGGGTAAAAGCTGTAGGCCTTTGTGGATCAGATGTTCACTATTATGAGCATGGCAAGATCGGGCCATATGTAGTCAGAAAACCTATAATCTTAGGTCACGAATCAGCCGGTGAAATTGTTGAATTAGGTAAAAACGTTAAGAATCTAAGCGTAGGACAAAGGGTAACGATTGAACCAGGTGTAACATGTGGCCGTTGTGAACATTGTAAATCCGGTCGGTATAATCTGTGCCCGGATGTGAATTTTTTAGCGACTCCTCCGTATGATGGAGCTTTTTGTGAATATATTACTATTCGTTCTGATTTCCTATTCCCAATACCTGATGCTATGTCGTTTGAGGAAGCGGCATTGGTTGAACCATTTTCTGTAGGACTTCATGCTGTTCGACGTGGGAAATTACAAGCTGGAGAAACTGTAGTTATTTTAGGTATGGGACCAATCGGTTTGCTTGCAGCTGCCGCAGCAAAAACTGCCGGTGCAACCAAGATTATCGGGGTAGATTTAGAAGAATTCCGCTTGGAAGCTGCTCTGAAACTAGGAGCAACCGATGTCATTAATTTACGAAAAGATGATTTTGGAACTCGTTTAAGTCAATTAACAGAAGGTAAACGTGCCGACCTGGCAATCGAAACTGCTGGAAATCCGAAAGCGCTGCAGTCTTGTTTAGTTGGTGTTCGCCGCGGAGGACGTGTTGTCATTGTAGGGCTTCCACCGCAAGAGGAAACAGGAGTAAATATTCCGCACATTGTTGATAACGAAATTGATATTTACGGAGTTTTCAGATATTCAAATACCTATAAAGCTGGAGTTGAAATCCTATCCAGTGGGGTTGTGAATCTGGAGGATATTATTACGGATCGCTTTACTTTGGATCAGGTTCCGGAAGCGTTTGAAAAGGCAATTAAGGAAAAAAGCTCGACATTAAAAATTGTCATTCATCCTTAA